The following proteins are co-located in the Nerophis ophidion isolate RoL-2023_Sa linkage group LG04, RoL_Noph_v1.0, whole genome shotgun sequence genome:
- the nup153 gene encoding nuclear pore complex protein Nup153 translates to MTAIRRQQLQTHNARVMAATGGGKIRSRRYHVASKPYAKSKQQQQQSGLMSRVTDTVKSIVPSWLQKYFKNGDAPEEEEERGGGDVLELRENCQAPPLPPNGSEEGPPSLDGRHTPEASTSNAEPSNSRASLNFQDYMLSRPPLHRSQLHFRPLDASSPSSLFSQPSTSSAPGPFSTGFSLVKEIKDNLSQHEDDNISTTSGFSSRASDKDVPASKTASLPQLWSPETDRSVSVPQPSQSGLKRPAFNLSVFSTSANATLNSTTLNSSQLGDSPFYPGKTTYGGAAALKTSHTRPGTPYQAPVRRQIKAKPAGAQPCGVTSATARRILQSLERMSSPLADVRRIPAASPLSANMDGGSLDVSHLQSKKKRLESNLPPVQKLVVPAALPSSANRSVSFRPSLTPGGLSRPLDRTPRDSPRRQSPPQPDRIPPVPPAYPVSSTPAAAGSSGGGKMKRERTSTRMSSKRVEDEEVVQVPDLPSISLPISTSALPAFSFSSPQPPLATCTKSSARMAASITITPEVPVSPVSPVPFTFSTPIVKATSASPPAFSPTAGFTFSAPVTKLTPAMSNGKLATPTATPARAASPEDFEGPFKPAKTLKQGSVLSILKAPGFASTAVQKTLSSDESLQKTPTQFSSSSNSSTGLSDLFKAPAGWSCDVCMVQNKTTDTKCVCCAAARPGSSPPCEPTSPAPSGLKGVTANAAFGSLFSKPTGSWDCDTCLVFNKADAVKCVACETAKPGTGLKPSASFFSAFSAVKAAPNPSTPASPAPFAGFGELNKPEGSECDVCLIPNKAEDTNCVDCTSTRAGASPTANSTPFSGFGDKFKKPENSWECDVCMVQNQAGDVKCVACTAAKPGAQVEAKALGSSSTSESGVSSFATSNSTSGGIKFGVAASEPSSLSSGGFKFGTPFGSLSSETPSKDSVSSGFKFSGPSEGFKFGVSSSSEDKKTEQPAAGSDFKFGGSGGIMFGTGSFTTESSPSKTTFSFGLPKAAEPPADAPPTPPPASSCTASTPTPTPAATVFARLGQPTPAASTPPTGPTFGSLPADTKPPTFAFGKPEEKKDVLASSTPSAFLFGAASKDGDNAPSALGGFSFGKPSALVKQAPPTFAFGKPADKGDSLNAEAPKPSFTFGQSAAASDAPKAAFSFMANNPSNPPSTSSGPAPNASLFGSSISTQAAPAPAAAPSTFMFGQHAATPGDAPPAKAFVFGQNQDGQTPNSTPAPPQSFVFGAGASSVPPVAPSVNFGVSAPPAAPAGAPNPFLVSSSTPAQTPAFSSSFGSPFPSATSQTPMFGAKPTSAPVFGQQANPAPAFGAAANSAQTAGFQFGGASALESSTAGPRVPGPPVFTFLAGAAAPPAPAASPALAPQSGGGFNFSPHLAFNIGSSKSFTPAPAGQQTIGGRKFKQARRRRT, encoded by the exons cagcagcagcagtcggGCCTGATGAGCCGAGTGACCGACACCGTCAAGAGCATCGTTCCATCCTGGCTGCAGAAGTACTTTAAGAATGGAGACGcaccagaagaagaagaagaaagaggaggaggagatgTGTTAGAATTGAGGGAAAATTGCCAGGCGCCTCCTCTTCCTCCGAACGGCAGCGAAGAAGGACCTCCTTCCCTGGATGGACGCCACACGCCGGAGGCCAGCACCAGTAACGCAG AGCCCTCAAACAGCCGGGCGTCCCTCAACTTTCAGGACTACATGCTGTCGCGGCCCCCGCTCCACCGCTCCCAACTCCACTTCCGCCCGCTGGACGCCTCCTCCCCCAGCAGCCTCTTCTCCCAGCCTTCCACCTCCTCCGCGCCGGGGCCTTTCTCCACGGGCTTCTCCTTGGTCAAGGAGATCAAGGACAACCTGTCGCAGCACGAGGACGACAACATCTCCACCACCAGCGGCTTCTCCTCGCGCGCCTCCGACAAAG ATGTGCCCGCCTCCAAAACCGCCTCGCTCCCGCAGCTGTGGTCGCCGGAAACGGACAGAAGCGTGTCCGTGCCGCAGCCCTCTCAGTCTGGTCTGAAACGGCCCGCCTTCAACCTGTCTGTCTTCAGCACCTCCGCCAAC GCTACGCTCAACAGCACAACCCTCAACTCCAGCCAGCTGGGAGACTCGCCCTTCTACCCGGGCAAGACCACGTACGGCGGAGCGGCCGCGCTCAAGACCTCCCACACTCGTCCTGGGACACCATACCAG GCCCCCGTGAGGAGGCAAATCAAAGCCAAGCCTGCTGGCGCGCAGCCTTGTGGGGTCACCAGCGCCACCGCCAGGCGCATCCTGCAGTCTTTGGAGCGCATGTCAAGTCCTCTGGCA GACGTCAGGAGGATCCCAGCAGCATCACCTCTCTCAGCA AACATGGATGGCGGCAGTCTGGATGTGTCACATTTGCAGTCAAAAAAGAAAAGG CTGGAGTCCAACCTCCCCCCGGTGCAGAAGTTGGTGGTTCCCGCTGCACTTCCATCCTCCGCCAACCGCTCCGTCTCCTTTAGGCCTAGCCTGACCCCGGGAGGGCTGAGCCGACCCCTGGACCGGACCCCTCGAGACTCG CCTCGCCGACAATCGCCGCCGCAGCCTGACAGAATCCCCCCCGTCCCCCCAGCCTACCCCGTGTCCAGCACACCTGCGGCAGCCGGCAGCTCCGGAGGCGGCAAGATGAAGCGGGAGAGGACCAGCACACGGATGTCCTCCAAGCGCGTTGAGGATGAGGAG GTGGTCCAAGTACCAGACCTGCCAAGCATTTCACTCCCCATCAGCACATCCGCCTTGCCcgccttctccttctcctccccCCAGCCTCCTCTCGCTACCTGCACCAAGTCCTCCGCCCGCATGGCTGCCAGCATCACCATCACTCCG GAGGTCCCtgtgtcacctgtgtcacctgTGCCCTTTACCTTCTCCACGCCCATCGTTAAAGCAACTTCTGCCAGTCCACCTGCCTTCTCCCCCACA GCTGGATTCACGTTCAGCGCTCCCGTCACAAAGCTGACCCCCGCCATGTCAAACGGGAAGCTGGCCACACCCACTGCAACTCCAG CGAGAGCCGCCAGCCCAGAAGACTTTGAAGGACCTTTCAAACCGGCCAAGACCCTGAAGCAAGGCAGCGTGCTGTCCATCCTGAAAGCACCTG GCTTTGCTTCAACCGCGGTGCAGAAGACCCTCAGCTCTGATGAGTCTCTCCAGAAGACCCCCACACAGTTCTCCTCTTCCTCCAATTCCTCCACAGGCCTCAGTGACTTGTTCAAAGCTCCCGCTGGCTGGAGCTGTGACGTCTGCATGGTGCAGAACAAGACCACGGATACAAAATGCGTTTGCTGCGCGGCGGCTCGGCCGGGCTCCTCTCCCCCGTGCGAACCCACAAGCCCCGCCCCCTCAGGCCTGAAGGGCGTCACAGCAAACGCAGCGTTTGGCTCGCTGTTCTCCAAGCCGACGGGATCCTGGGACTGCGACACGTGTCTCGTCTTCAACAAGGCGGACGCCGTCAAGTGCGTGGCCTGCGAGACGGCCAAGCCCGGGACGGGCCTCAAGCCCTCCGCGTCTTTCTTTTCCGCCTTCTCGGCTGTAAAGGCCGCCCCCAACCCCTCCACGCCAGCCTCCCCTGCGCCGTTTGCAGGGTTTGGAGAGCTGAACAAGCCGGAGGGGTCGGAGTGCGACGTGTGTTTGATTCCGAACAAGGCGGAGGATACAAACTGTGTAGACTGCACCAGCACCAGAGCAG GAGCCTCTCCTACCGCCAACAGCACTCCCTTCTCTGGCTTTGGGGACAAGTTCAAGAAGCCGGAGAACTCTTGGGAGTGTGACGTCTGCATGGTGCAGAACCAGGCTGGCGACGTCAAGTGTGTTGCCTGTACGGCAGCCAAACCTGGAGCTCAAGTGGAGGCCAAAG CTTTAGGTTCATCTTCTACCTCAGAATCTGGAGTTTCTTCGTTCGCTACGTCAAACTCTACCTCCGGAGGGATCAAGTTCGGGGTGGCCGCTTCAGAACCCTCTTCGTTGTCGTCGGGTGGATTCAAGTTTGGCACCCCGTTTGGCAGCCTCTCATCAGAAACCCCCTCTAAAGACTCCGTGTCATCGGGGTTCAAATTCAGCGGCCCGTCTGAAGGCTTTAAGTTTGGAGTCTCCTCCTCCTCCGAGGACAAGAAGACCGAGCAACCTGCTGCAGGATCTGACTTTAAGTTTGGAGGCAGCGGTGGGATCATGTTTGGAACTGGATCCTTTACCACGGAGAGCAGCCCCTCCAAGACCACCTTCAGCTTTGGCCTTCCCAAGGCCGCAGAGCCACCAGCAGATGCCCCCCCCACGCCACCCCCTGCTTCCTCCTGCACTGCcagcacccccacccccacccctgcAGCCACCGTCTTTGCACGGCTGGGCCAGCCCACTCCGGCCGCCTCCACGCCGCCGACGGGACCTACTTTTGGATCGTTACCCGCCGACACCAAACCGCCCACGTTCGCATTCGGGAAGCCCGAGGAGAAGAAGGACGTGCTGGCCTCCTCCACGCCGTCTGCCTTCCTGTTTGGCGCCGCTAGTAAGGACGGCGACAACGCACCTTCCGCTCTGGGGGGGTTTTCTTTCGGCAAGCCGAGCGCCCTGGTAAAGCAGGCCCCGCCCACATTTGCATTCGGCAAACCTGCAGACAAGGGCGACAGTTTGAATGCGGAGGCTCCGAAGCCATCTTTTACTTTTGGACAAAGCGCTGCAG CCTCCGACGCTCCAAAAGCAGCTTTCTCCTTCATGGCCAACAATCCCAGCAACCCTCCCAGCACGTCATCAGGCCCCGCCCCCAACGCCAGTCTGTTTGGCAGTAGCATCAGCACCCAAGCAGCGCCCGCTCCTGCTGCGGCTCCCAGCACCTTCATGTTTGGCCAGCACGCCGCCACCCCCGGCGACGCCCCCCCGGCCAAAGCCTTTGTCTTCGGACAGAACCAGGACGGCCAGACTCCCAACTCCACCCCGGCCCCCCCCCAGTCTTTCGTCTTCGGCGCCGGGGCCAGCTCGGTGCCCCCTGTGGCTCCTTCCGTCAATTTTGGAGTCTCAGCGCCCCCTGCTGCCCCAGCTGGAG CTCCCAACCCCTTCCTGGTTAGCTCGTCCACCCCCGCTCAGACTCCTGCCTTCAGCTCATCTTTCGGCTCTCCTTTCCCGTCGGCAACTTCCCAGACTCCAATGTTTGGAGCCAAGCCCACCTCCGCGCCCGTCTTTGGGCAGCAGGCCAACCCCGCGCCCGCGTTTGGCGCCGCTGCCAACTCTGCACAAA CTGCAGGCTTTCAGTTTGGAGGAGCCAGCGCGTTAGAGTCCTCCACCGCCGGTCCGCGGGTCCCTGGTCCTCCGGTCTTCACTTTTTTGGCAGGAGCAGCGGCCCCTCCTGCACCGGCCGCCAGCCCTGCCCTCGCACCCCAGTCAGGAGGCGGATTCAACTTTTCACCGCATCTCGCTTTCAACATCGG GTCATCCAAGTCCTTCACGCCGGCCCCCGCCGGCCAGCAGACGATAGGCGGACGTAAGTTCAAGCAGGCGCGGCGCCGAAGGACGTAG